A part of Candidatus Trichorickettsia mobilis genomic DNA contains:
- a CDS encoding BON domain-containing protein — MVANGGLYTKVMEQLRFEPNIDESNITVSVKDNGIVVLGGKVKSYTEKYLAEQAVEKLEKVRGVANELVVDLASSYKRSDADIAQAALTAFKWSMFIPQEKIKVAVDNGRLTLVGDVEYNYQKVRAEKAVRDLYGVTTVINNIKVKPSISPSEVKDKIIKEFERNARIDANNIKVEVDGSKVTLKGSVQNLDEEREAKIAAWSVNGVSEVIDELTISW, encoded by the coding sequence ATGGTAGCTAATGGTGGTTTGTATACAAAAGTTATGGAACAACTTCGCTTTGAACCAAACATAGATGAATCTAATATTACTGTTTCCGTTAAAGATAACGGTATTGTCGTATTAGGCGGCAAGGTTAAAAGTTACACGGAAAAATACTTGGCAGAACAAGCGGTTGAGAAGCTAGAAAAAGTCAGAGGAGTGGCTAATGAACTAGTAGTTGATTTAGCGTCATCTTATAAAAGAAGTGATGCAGATATTGCTCAAGCAGCACTCACTGCTTTCAAATGGTCTATGTTTATTCCTCAAGAAAAAATTAAAGTGGCGGTCGACAACGGTCGTTTAACTTTAGTAGGCGATGTAGAATATAATTACCAAAAAGTACGTGCAGAAAAAGCAGTACGTGACTTGTATGGAGTAACGACCGTAATTAATAATATAAAAGTTAAGCCGAGTATTAGTCCGTCTGAGGTCAAAGATAAAATTATCAAAGAGTTTGAACGCAATGCTCGTATTGACGCTAATAATATCAAGGTTGAGGTTGACGGTAGTAAAGTAACTCTTAAAGGTAGCGTCCAAAATCTTGACGAAGAGAGAGAGGCTAAAATCGCGGCTTGGTCTGTTAACGGCGTTAGTGAAGTGATAGACGAGTTAACGATTTCTTGGTAA
- a CDS encoding protein-L-isoaspartate(D-aspartate) O-methyltransferase — MYINGQDQMIKEQIISRGIQDSWVIKAVSEVPRELFVPNELKSLAYEDSPLPIGYKQTISQPFIVAFMTESAGLDQNSRVLEIGTGCGYQAAILSKLCKEVYSIEVLKPLGEEAAIRLKKLGYKNIHLRIGDGYKGWPENSPFDAIIVTAAPEDVPQALIDQLKEGGRLIIPVGTFVQELIRITRIKDKIKKENLMPVRFVPMVKEPIVE; from the coding sequence ATGTATATTAATGGACAAGACCAAATGATTAAGGAACAAATTATATCTCGCGGTATACAAGATTCATGGGTAATTAAAGCCGTCTCCGAGGTTCCTCGTGAATTGTTTGTACCTAATGAGTTAAAAAGCCTTGCTTACGAGGATTCACCTTTACCGATAGGTTACAAACAAACTATCTCACAACCGTTCATAGTTGCTTTTATGACGGAGTCTGCTGGGCTTGATCAAAACTCAAGAGTCCTTGAAATCGGTACAGGCTGTGGATATCAAGCAGCTATATTATCTAAGCTATGTAAGGAAGTATATAGCATAGAAGTATTAAAACCGCTTGGAGAAGAGGCGGCAATACGCCTAAAAAAATTAGGCTATAAAAACATTCATTTACGTATAGGAGATGGATATAAAGGTTGGCCGGAAAATTCTCCTTTTGATGCCATTATAGTTACGGCAGCTCCTGAGGATGTACCTCAAGCACTTATAGATCAACTAAAAGAAGGAGGAAGATTAATAATTCCGGTCGGAACGTTTGTTCAGGAACTCATACGTATTACTCGCATAAAGGATAAAATAAAAAAAGAAAATCTTATGCCAGTAAGGTTTGTACCTATGGTAAAAGAACCCATAGTTGAATGA